A portion of the Stigmatella aurantiaca DW4/3-1 genome contains these proteins:
- a CDS encoding hybrid non-ribosomal peptide synthetase/type I polyketide synthase: MNREPVAIIGLGCRFPGAKDPRAFWKLLHDGVDAITAVPPGRWDIDAFYDPDPAAPGKMSTRWGGFLDQVDQFDPQFFGIAPREVTTMDPQQRLLLEVTWEALEDAGHAPERLGGSKTGVFVGMSSYDYYTLLCRDTRNIDAHVGTGNTNCIAANRISYLFDFQGPSLVVDTACSSSLVAVHLACKSLWNGDSALAVAGGVQLVLSPWVTVGYSKSGFMAADGRCKAFDAKANGYVRSEGAGIVVLKLLSKALADGDSIYALVRGGAVNQDGRSNGLTAPNPAAQEAVLRQAYEDARVSPSQVQYIEAHGTGTKLGDPIEVKSLASVVGQGRPPGNVCALGSVKTNIGHLEAAAGIAGLIKVALSLKHRHLPPSLHFNEPNPYIHFDKIPLRVQQSLQPWPEVSGPALAGVSSFGFGGTNAHLVLEGPPAAQQPEEETLERPRHVLTLSAKSEGALREMARRHHEHLAGQPDVAPGDLGYSANTGRSSFAHRLAVPFGSLAELRERLDAFALGQAPEAAYAQVNRRKRPKVAFLFTGQGAQYPGMGRQLYETQPTFRDALDRCDKILRPLLGQRLLQVLYPEPGQASPLDETAYTQPALFALEYALAELWRSWGVEPAAVLGHSVGELSAACVAGVFRLEDGLRLTAERARLMQALPRDGAMAAILAPESQVAAAIEKYADALSIAAINGPESIVISGRKEALEAAVAALEAEGVRSQPLRVSHAFHSPLIEPVLAPLERTAGSIRAQAPRIPFISNVTGEALPAGQAPDAAYWRRHTRAPVRFLEGIRALQAQGCELFLEIGPKPLLTHLGARCLPEVKTGWLPSLIEKRGDWDVMLDTLGALYAGGVEIDWKGFDRDYPRQRVSLPNYPFERKHYWFNEAPTQVSTQEAGETVSKPQAAEPARPKRLDSIVSAVRKMVANLLRAAPSELDPQASFLELGADSISLIEAIRLIEADYKLKLSMRQLFEELPTIEALAAHIEQHLPPEHNELPAPAAATLPPAESIPRPPAVAVAALKLEQPPAAACAISRAPIPLSMKAEMPRNEVPGNGAPRLKNGIQGTNGLHASPALPLRQPLPAAPEGTLERLFSQQLEIVSKQLDLLRDRAGVSPAPAPVIEAEEQPPTPEVIEAPRPKSPPRHEALPVTAPPHSPVPAARLAGDAGGELNQRQQRHLHAFMERYTQRTRGSKEWAQKYRPALADNRALAGFRMPIKEISYPIVGSRYQGARIWDVDGNEYVDLAMGFGVHLFGHNAPFIQRAIAQQLERGFGVGPQPERAGQLAELFTELTGTERVTFCQSGTESVMTALRLARNATGRERIVLFKGSFHGHYDGVLARSQGSDDEAIPVAPGISKGAVRDVVVLDYGEQSAIDYLKQHAHELAAVLVEPVQSRRPDLQPRAFLQEVREITLASGTALIFDEIVTGFRIHSGGAQAHFGIQADLSTYGKIPGGGMPLAAVAGKRRFMDGIDGGQWRYGDDSYPEAERTFFAGTFNKPPLSLATALAVLTHLKEQGPQLQEQLNARTARLVATLNAFFEAQHAPIQVVSFGSLFRFVLKGNLDLFFFHLVNRGVYVWEGRTCFLSTAHTEADVEHILRAVQGSVEELRQGGFLPELPPGVSPPTLVSPAAPAAPPRPASPEPQAASGAPAQETRQRTEIWERKRAKPSAPGEGLESARDARQREDARDRGVEFSLYFFGKYEAAYRDDKYDLLFESARFADAHGFSALWVPERHFHPFGGFSPNPSVICSALARETKHLKLRAGSVVVPLHHPLRVAEEWSVVDNLSKGRVGLSFASGWHPDDFVFAPDAFGNHRELMYQGIETIQKLWRGESIRVRGGGKNEINVSCFPLPKQPELPIWVTVVNNPETYVRAGQLGAHVLTNLMGQTLEDLERNIALYRKALAEHGHDPQSGKVTVLMHTFLGEDLETVRNTARGPFCDYLGAHFSLFQNLAKSQGLPVNLDKLTADDKQYMLSMAYDRYVRTSALIGTPDSCSEIIRHVQGLGVDEIACFVDFGVDSRSVMASMPSLVALKDRFRPKGGGGGPAPKGGNGEGISVLQGGGPREPLSAGSSEDVTVALTESQQEFLIVAQMTADEDSMGGHQAIALKLTGPLRLDALRTAVQSIVDRHEALRTTIDAEGDRQRVHRSILVELSQVDFSHVTEEDRDREVLRWFDEQSQSGFDLVNGPLFRAQVLKLHDRLHILSLATHHIFCDGQSMAVLLDELGALYTSACQGTRAALPEPMQFRQFVERQNQQMQGEAMAAHEAYWLGKFSGQLPVLQLPTDRPRPPVKSFQANRLTVRAGPELYQALKKLGQRHGTTPFMTLFAAYVCLLHRVTGQEDIIVGVPSSGRTIEGSAGMVGHCANLLPIRTHVRGESRFTEHLAAIKSVLLDGYEHQAYRFATLLEKLRLPRDPSISPLVTVAFNLDRPVSAPAMSGLETDWFPRPISFAVAELGLSIVELRGELSLDWDYNTDLFDAETIQRMVAHFHKLLEGIVAAPDQRLCDIPLLLEEEQRLLTAWNRTLTPSHGRACVHRLFEAQVQRTPHALALSFGETHLTYGELNARANQVAHALRAQGAGRGSLVGICVERSLEMVIGLLGILKSGAAYVPLDPSFPAERLAHMLDHSRLSLLLAHGKTAGVLPERGVRRLLLDEHAALSSHSSENPEGGAGAEDVAYVMYTSGSTGTPKGIQVLHGAVTNLLESIRDLLGPSDRDVLLAVTTISFDIAALELYLPLLVGARLAVADHETVADGERLKQEMARRVPTLMQATPATWRMLIEAGWEGDPKLDILCGGEALRKELSAQLLPRGKRLWNLYGPTETTIWSSAHRVQASPHGAERADASEPLGQPLANTQLYVLSPALQPVPLGVTGELFIGGMGLAQSYLGQPSLTAEKFVPDPFSGQPGARLYRTGDLVRYRPDGTLEFFGRTDFQVKIRGFRIELGAIEAALAQHPAVANVALIAREVKPGDSRLFAYVVFQREQAVPPEALAEFLQSKLPGYMVPGAIIPVEELPLTPNGKVDRKALAALDVGRWLSKVHVAPRTPLESELVQLWEEVLGTRPVGVTDNFFQLGGNSLLGVRLMTRIRRSLGQEVPLSLLLEEPTIDHLAQFIAQQNLVKAPVAPGQDKTPLVKVRPEGGHNPLFFAAQLGGIFPSNVVVGILDMARGLEPEQPLYGLQAPALVPELIEVGTAGGALALDDWAYDWKNFHRVVQDCVRALQEIQPTGPYFLGGFCSGSLLAFEIAKHLLAQGQTIARLVLLDPPIGGEAVPPGPSRYDAALADMVWFVGRDIGWGTGWDLQALYSELEPLSPEERWALALRKLKEAKAVAASTEPRELRRLFEAKRNNEEVMSRILLRYEPPVYPHPVTLLISDQTREDYTDESLKTALERVRRHITGPLEVHFVPGDHGSLFHSPNVEVLTRHVNRCLAEGRQHRA; encoded by the coding sequence ATGAACCGCGAGCCCGTAGCGATCATCGGTCTGGGATGCCGTTTTCCGGGGGCCAAGGACCCGAGGGCATTCTGGAAACTGCTCCACGACGGCGTGGATGCCATCACGGCGGTGCCTCCCGGCCGGTGGGACATCGACGCGTTCTATGATCCGGACCCCGCCGCCCCCGGAAAGATGAGCACCCGCTGGGGCGGTTTCCTGGATCAGGTGGATCAGTTCGATCCCCAGTTCTTCGGAATCGCCCCACGCGAGGTGACGACCATGGATCCCCAGCAGCGGCTGCTGCTGGAGGTCACCTGGGAAGCCTTGGAGGACGCCGGACACGCCCCGGAGCGCCTCGGGGGCTCGAAGACCGGCGTCTTCGTCGGGATGTCCAGCTACGACTACTACACGCTGTTGTGCCGGGACACGCGGAACATCGATGCCCACGTGGGCACGGGCAACACGAACTGCATCGCCGCGAACCGCATCTCGTATCTGTTCGACTTCCAGGGCCCCAGCCTGGTGGTGGACACGGCGTGCTCGTCCTCGCTCGTGGCCGTCCACCTCGCCTGCAAGAGCCTGTGGAATGGAGATTCGGCCCTCGCCGTCGCGGGAGGGGTCCAGCTCGTGCTGTCCCCGTGGGTGACGGTGGGCTACTCGAAGTCGGGCTTCATGGCCGCGGATGGCCGCTGCAAGGCATTCGATGCGAAGGCCAATGGGTACGTCCGCAGCGAGGGCGCCGGCATCGTGGTGCTGAAGCTGCTGTCCAAGGCGCTGGCGGATGGCGATTCCATCTACGCCCTCGTCCGCGGCGGAGCGGTCAACCAGGATGGACGCAGCAACGGGCTCACCGCACCGAACCCAGCGGCGCAGGAAGCCGTGCTCCGGCAAGCCTACGAGGATGCCCGGGTCTCCCCCTCCCAGGTGCAGTACATCGAGGCCCATGGGACGGGCACGAAGCTCGGAGACCCCATCGAGGTGAAGTCACTCGCCTCGGTGGTGGGCCAGGGCCGCCCTCCCGGGAATGTCTGCGCGCTGGGCTCGGTCAAGACCAACATCGGCCACCTGGAGGCCGCGGCCGGCATCGCGGGGCTCATCAAGGTGGCGCTGTCGCTGAAGCACCGGCACCTGCCTCCCAGCCTCCACTTCAACGAGCCCAACCCGTACATCCACTTCGACAAGATCCCGCTCCGGGTTCAACAGTCCCTCCAGCCATGGCCGGAGGTATCTGGCCCCGCGCTGGCCGGGGTGAGCTCCTTCGGCTTCGGGGGGACCAATGCCCACCTGGTCCTGGAAGGACCTCCCGCGGCGCAGCAGCCCGAAGAAGAAACGCTGGAGAGACCCCGGCACGTGCTCACCTTGAGCGCGAAGAGCGAGGGGGCGCTCCGGGAGATGGCCCGCCGCCACCACGAGCACCTGGCCGGACAGCCTGACGTCGCTCCGGGCGACCTGGGCTACAGCGCCAACACCGGGCGCTCGAGCTTCGCGCACCGGCTGGCCGTGCCCTTCGGCTCGCTCGCGGAGTTGCGCGAGCGGCTGGACGCCTTCGCCCTCGGCCAGGCACCGGAAGCGGCCTACGCCCAGGTCAATCGCCGCAAGCGCCCCAAGGTGGCCTTCCTGTTCACCGGCCAGGGCGCGCAATACCCCGGCATGGGGCGCCAGCTCTACGAGACCCAACCCACCTTCCGGGATGCCCTCGACCGGTGCGACAAGATCCTCCGTCCGCTCCTGGGGCAGCGGCTGCTTCAAGTGCTCTACCCCGAGCCGGGACAGGCCTCACCGCTCGATGAGACCGCCTATACCCAGCCTGCCCTGTTCGCGTTGGAGTATGCGCTCGCCGAGTTGTGGCGCTCCTGGGGCGTCGAGCCCGCGGCGGTGCTAGGACACAGCGTGGGAGAGCTGAGCGCCGCGTGTGTCGCCGGGGTATTCAGGCTGGAGGACGGCCTGCGCCTCACCGCCGAGCGGGCGCGGCTGATGCAAGCGCTCCCCCGGGATGGCGCCATGGCCGCCATCCTCGCGCCCGAGTCCCAAGTTGCCGCCGCGATCGAGAAGTACGCGGATGCGCTCTCCATCGCCGCCATCAATGGGCCCGAGAGCATCGTGATCTCCGGGCGCAAGGAAGCGCTCGAAGCGGCCGTCGCGGCCCTGGAAGCCGAAGGCGTGAGAAGCCAGCCGCTCCGGGTGTCCCACGCGTTTCACTCTCCCTTGATCGAACCGGTGCTCGCGCCCTTGGAGCGGACGGCGGGAAGCATCCGGGCCCAGGCGCCTCGCATTCCCTTCATCTCGAACGTGACGGGTGAGGCATTGCCCGCGGGCCAGGCCCCCGATGCCGCCTATTGGCGGCGGCACACGCGCGCGCCGGTGCGCTTTCTGGAGGGCATCCGTGCCTTGCAAGCGCAAGGGTGCGAGCTGTTCCTGGAGATAGGCCCCAAGCCGCTGCTGACGCACCTGGGCGCACGTTGCTTGCCAGAGGTGAAGACCGGTTGGCTGCCGTCGCTGATCGAAAAACGCGGTGACTGGGACGTGATGCTCGACACCCTGGGCGCGCTGTACGCGGGCGGGGTGGAGATCGATTGGAAGGGCTTTGACAGGGATTACCCGAGGCAACGCGTCTCCTTGCCCAACTATCCCTTCGAGCGGAAGCACTACTGGTTCAACGAAGCGCCCACTCAGGTGAGCACGCAAGAGGCAGGAGAAACCGTGTCCAAGCCCCAGGCCGCCGAGCCCGCCAGACCGAAGCGGTTGGATTCCATCGTGAGCGCGGTACGGAAGATGGTGGCGAACCTCCTCAGGGCCGCCCCGTCCGAGCTTGATCCGCAGGCCTCTTTCCTGGAGCTGGGGGCGGACTCCATCTCCCTCATCGAGGCCATCCGGCTGATCGAAGCCGACTACAAGCTCAAGCTGTCCATGCGGCAGCTCTTCGAGGAACTGCCCACGATCGAGGCGCTGGCGGCCCACATCGAGCAGCACCTTCCTCCCGAGCACAACGAACTGCCCGCTCCCGCCGCCGCCACACTCCCCCCAGCGGAGTCCATCCCCCGGCCTCCCGCTGTGGCCGTGGCGGCACTGAAGCTGGAGCAGCCCCCGGCCGCCGCTTGCGCCATCTCCCGGGCCCCCATCCCCCTGAGCATGAAGGCGGAGATGCCCCGGAACGAGGTTCCGGGCAACGGTGCACCACGGCTCAAGAATGGCATTCAGGGAACCAACGGCCTCCATGCCTCGCCCGCTCTTCCGCTCCGGCAGCCCCTGCCAGCCGCGCCCGAAGGCACTCTCGAACGGCTCTTCTCGCAGCAGCTCGAGATCGTCTCCAAGCAGCTCGATCTGCTCCGGGACAGAGCCGGCGTCAGCCCGGCACCAGCCCCCGTAATAGAGGCAGAGGAACAGCCCCCAACGCCCGAGGTCATCGAAGCCCCGCGGCCCAAGAGCCCACCGCGACACGAAGCGCTCCCAGTCACCGCGCCTCCCCACTCACCTGTCCCGGCTGCGCGCTTGGCGGGTGATGCAGGGGGAGAGCTGAACCAGCGGCAGCAACGGCATTTGCACGCGTTCATGGAGCGCTACACCCAGCGGACGCGAGGGTCGAAAGAGTGGGCCCAGAAGTACCGTCCCGCCCTCGCGGACAACCGGGCACTGGCCGGCTTCCGGATGCCCATCAAGGAGATCAGCTACCCCATCGTGGGCTCGCGTTACCAGGGCGCCCGGATCTGGGATGTGGATGGCAACGAGTACGTCGACCTCGCCATGGGGTTCGGGGTCCACCTCTTTGGCCACAATGCGCCGTTCATCCAGCGGGCGATTGCGCAGCAGCTCGAGCGCGGCTTCGGCGTGGGCCCACAGCCGGAGCGCGCGGGTCAACTCGCCGAACTCTTCACGGAGCTGACCGGCACCGAGCGGGTCACCTTCTGCCAGTCGGGCACCGAGTCGGTGATGACGGCGCTCCGCCTGGCGCGCAATGCCACTGGACGCGAGCGGATCGTCCTCTTCAAGGGCTCGTTCCATGGTCACTACGATGGCGTCCTCGCACGCTCTCAGGGCAGCGACGATGAGGCCATTCCGGTGGCACCCGGAATCTCAAAGGGCGCTGTCCGGGATGTGGTGGTCCTCGACTACGGCGAACAGAGCGCCATCGACTACCTGAAGCAGCACGCCCATGAGCTGGCCGCCGTGCTCGTGGAGCCCGTGCAGAGCCGCCGGCCCGACCTGCAACCCCGGGCCTTCCTCCAGGAGGTTCGAGAGATCACGCTCGCCTCGGGAACAGCGCTGATCTTCGACGAGATCGTCACGGGCTTCCGGATCCACTCCGGCGGAGCCCAGGCCCACTTCGGCATTCAGGCGGACCTCTCGACGTACGGGAAGATCCCTGGCGGGGGCATGCCCCTGGCCGCCGTCGCGGGGAAGCGGCGCTTCATGGATGGCATCGACGGAGGCCAGTGGCGCTACGGAGATGACTCGTACCCAGAGGCCGAACGGACGTTCTTCGCGGGGACGTTCAACAAGCCGCCCCTCTCTCTGGCCACCGCACTGGCGGTGCTCACGCACCTGAAGGAACAGGGCCCGCAGCTCCAGGAGCAACTGAACGCGCGCACGGCCCGCCTCGTCGCGACGCTGAACGCCTTCTTCGAGGCGCAACACGCGCCCATCCAGGTGGTCTCCTTTGGCTCGCTCTTCCGGTTCGTGCTGAAGGGCAACCTGGATCTGTTCTTCTTCCACCTGGTCAACCGCGGCGTGTACGTCTGGGAAGGGCGCACGTGCTTCCTCTCCACGGCCCATACCGAGGCGGACGTCGAGCACATCCTCCGGGCTGTCCAGGGCAGCGTGGAAGAGCTGCGCCAAGGCGGATTCCTGCCCGAGCTACCGCCCGGCGTCTCCCCGCCCACCCTGGTCTCCCCAGCGGCTCCGGCAGCACCCCCTCGCCCTGCCAGCCCTGAGCCCCAGGCCGCCAGCGGTGCGCCCGCGCAGGAGACACGGCAGCGCACAGAGATCTGGGAACGCAAGCGGGCCAAGCCCTCCGCTCCAGGCGAAGGGCTGGAATCTGCCCGGGACGCCCGGCAGCGGGAGGATGCGCGCGACAGGGGCGTGGAGTTCAGCCTCTACTTCTTCGGCAAATACGAGGCCGCGTACCGCGACGACAAATATGACCTGCTGTTCGAGAGCGCTCGCTTCGCCGATGCCCACGGCTTCTCCGCGCTCTGGGTCCCGGAGCGCCACTTCCACCCGTTCGGAGGCTTCTCTCCGAACCCCTCCGTCATCTGCTCCGCGCTGGCCCGGGAGACGAAACACCTGAAGTTGCGCGCGGGCAGTGTCGTCGTGCCCCTGCACCACCCGCTCCGCGTCGCGGAGGAATGGTCCGTGGTGGACAACCTGTCCAAGGGGCGCGTGGGTCTCTCGTTCGCGTCCGGTTGGCATCCGGATGACTTCGTGTTCGCGCCCGACGCCTTCGGCAACCACCGGGAGCTGATGTATCAGGGCATCGAGACGATCCAGAAGCTGTGGCGCGGAGAGTCCATCCGGGTCCGCGGCGGCGGAAAGAACGAGATCAACGTCAGCTGCTTCCCACTGCCGAAACAACCCGAGTTGCCCATCTGGGTCACGGTCGTGAACAACCCGGAGACGTATGTGCGTGCGGGGCAACTCGGCGCCCACGTCCTGACCAACCTGATGGGCCAGACGCTCGAGGATCTGGAGCGCAACATCGCCCTCTACCGGAAGGCCTTGGCCGAGCACGGCCATGATCCCCAGTCCGGCAAGGTCACGGTCTTGATGCACACCTTCCTCGGAGAGGATCTCGAGACCGTCCGGAACACGGCCCGAGGCCCCTTCTGTGATTACCTCGGAGCGCACTTCTCGCTCTTCCAGAACCTGGCCAAGAGCCAGGGGCTGCCCGTCAACCTGGACAAGCTGACGGCCGACGACAAGCAATACATGTTGTCGATGGCGTACGACCGGTATGTGCGCACGAGCGCATTGATCGGAACGCCCGACTCTTGCTCGGAGATCATCCGCCACGTGCAGGGGCTCGGGGTCGACGAGATCGCCTGCTTCGTGGACTTCGGCGTGGACTCGCGCTCGGTGATGGCGAGCATGCCCTCGCTCGTCGCACTGAAGGACCGGTTCCGCCCGAAAGGCGGAGGAGGAGGACCTGCTCCCAAGGGCGGCAACGGTGAAGGCATCTCGGTATTACAGGGAGGGGGACCTCGCGAGCCCCTCAGCGCCGGCTCCTCGGAAGATGTCACCGTCGCCCTGACCGAGTCCCAGCAGGAATTCCTGATCGTCGCGCAGATGACCGCGGACGAGGACTCGATGGGGGGACACCAGGCCATTGCCCTGAAGCTCACGGGCCCCCTCCGCCTGGACGCTTTGCGCACGGCGGTTCAATCCATCGTGGACCGGCACGAAGCCCTGCGAACCACCATCGATGCCGAGGGTGACCGCCAGCGCGTCCATCGCTCCATCCTGGTGGAACTCTCCCAGGTCGACTTCTCCCACGTGACGGAAGAGGACCGCGACCGGGAGGTCCTCCGATGGTTCGACGAGCAGAGCCAGAGCGGCTTCGATCTGGTGAACGGGCCGCTGTTCCGGGCCCAGGTGCTCAAGCTGCATGACCGGCTGCACATTCTGAGTCTGGCAACCCACCACATCTTCTGTGATGGGCAGTCGATGGCCGTCCTCCTCGATGAGCTTGGCGCGCTCTATACCTCCGCCTGCCAGGGGACTCGCGCGGCGCTGCCCGAGCCCATGCAGTTCCGGCAGTTCGTCGAGCGGCAGAACCAGCAGATGCAGGGCGAAGCAATGGCCGCGCACGAAGCCTACTGGCTCGGAAAGTTCTCCGGACAGCTCCCCGTGCTGCAACTGCCCACGGACCGGCCCAGGCCCCCGGTCAAATCCTTTCAAGCGAACCGGTTGACTGTCCGAGCTGGCCCGGAGCTGTACCAAGCCTTGAAGAAGCTGGGCCAGCGGCACGGCACGACCCCCTTCATGACGCTCTTCGCCGCCTACGTTTGCCTGCTGCACCGGGTAACGGGACAAGAGGACATCATCGTCGGCGTTCCCTCTTCCGGCCGGACGATCGAGGGCAGTGCGGGCATGGTGGGCCACTGCGCGAACCTGCTGCCCATCCGAACGCATGTCCGGGGCGAGTCGCGCTTCACCGAGCACCTCGCGGCCATCAAGAGCGTCCTCCTCGATGGCTATGAGCACCAGGCCTACCGCTTCGCCACGCTGCTGGAAAAGCTGCGCCTGCCGAGAGACCCGAGCATCTCTCCCCTCGTCACGGTGGCCTTCAACCTGGACCGTCCGGTCTCCGCCCCCGCCATGTCCGGACTGGAGACCGACTGGTTCCCCCGGCCCATCAGCTTCGCGGTGGCCGAGCTGGGCCTGAGCATCGTCGAGCTGCGGGGCGAGCTGAGCCTCGACTGGGACTACAACACGGATCTGTTCGATGCCGAGACGATCCAACGGATGGTGGCCCACTTCCACAAGCTGCTGGAGGGCATCGTCGCGGCGCCCGATCAGCGGCTGTGCGACATACCGCTGCTCCTCGAAGAAGAGCAGCGGCTCCTGACAGCGTGGAACCGCACCCTCACTCCCAGCCACGGACGCGCGTGCGTGCACCGCCTGTTCGAAGCCCAGGTCCAGCGAACACCGCATGCGCTCGCGCTGAGCTTCGGGGAGACGCACCTGACCTACGGCGAGCTGAACGCGCGGGCGAATCAGGTCGCGCATGCCCTCCGTGCCCAGGGGGCTGGACGGGGCTCGCTCGTGGGCATCTGCGTCGAGCGCTCGCTGGAGATGGTGATCGGACTCCTGGGCATCCTCAAGTCCGGGGCAGCCTACGTGCCGCTCGATCCCTCCTTCCCCGCGGAGCGGCTGGCCCACATGCTCGACCACTCGCGGCTGTCCCTGCTCCTGGCGCACGGGAAGACCGCGGGCGTCCTGCCTGAGCGTGGTGTCCGGAGGCTGCTGCTCGACGAGCACGCGGCCCTGTCCTCCCACTCCTCGGAGAATCCGGAAGGGGGCGCCGGGGCGGAGGATGTGGCGTACGTGATGTACACCTCGGGCTCCACGGGCACCCCCAAGGGAATCCAGGTCCTCCACGGCGCCGTCACCAACCTGCTCGAATCCATTCGGGACCTGCTCGGCCCCTCGGACCGGGACGTCTTGCTGGCGGTGACGACGATCTCGTTCGATATCGCAGCGCTCGAGCTTTACCTCCCCCTGCTCGTGGGGGCACGCCTGGCCGTGGCAGACCACGAGACCGTCGCCGATGGCGAGCGGCTGAAGCAGGAGATGGCGCGCCGGGTCCCCACCCTAATGCAAGCGACGCCCGCGACGTGGCGCATGCTCATCGAGGCGGGCTGGGAAGGTGACCCGAAGCTGGACATCCTCTGCGGGGGAGAGGCCCTGCGCAAGGAGCTCTCCGCCCAGTTGCTCCCTCGGGGCAAGCGCCTTTGGAACCTTTACGGCCCCACGGAGACAACCATCTGGTCCTCCGCGCACCGCGTCCAAGCCAGTCCGCACGGCGCGGAGCGGGCGGATGCTTCGGAGCCCCTCGGCCAGCCCCTCGCGAACACCCAGCTCTACGTGCTGAGCCCCGCCCTCCAGCCCGTTCCCCTCGGGGTCACGGGAGAGCTCTTCATCGGGGGCATGGGTCTGGCCCAGAGCTACCTGGGACAACCCTCCCTGACGGCGGAGAAGTTCGTCCCGGATCCGTTCAGTGGCCAGCCCGGCGCGCGCCTCTACCGGACAGGAGACCTGGTGCGCTACCGGCCCGACGGCACGCTCGAGTTCTTCGGCCGCACGGACTTCCAGGTGAAGATCCGGGGGTTCCGCATCGAGCTGGGCGCTATCGAAGCCGCGCTGGCCCAGCATCCGGCCGTCGCCAACGTGGCGCTCATCGCCCGCGAGGTGAAGCCGGGCGACTCACGTCTCTTCGCTTATGTCGTCTTCCAGCGCGAGCAGGCCGTGCCCCCGGAGGCGCTCGCCGAGTTCCTTCAGAGCAAGCTCCCGGGCTACATGGTCCCCGGTGCCATCATCCCCGTGGAGGAACTGCCGCTCACGCCCAACGGCAAGGTGGACCGCAAGGCCCTGGCCGCACTGGATGTGGGCCGTTGGCTCTCGAAAGTCCATGTTGCCCCGCGCACTCCCTTGGAGTCCGAGCTCGTCCAGCTCTGGGAAGAGGTGCTTGGAACCCGGCCTGTCGGCGTGACAGACAACTTCTTCCAGCTGGGCGGCAACTCCCTGCTCGGGGTGAGGCTGATGACGAGGATCCGCCGGAGCCTCGGCCAGGAGGTGCCGCTGTCGCTCCTGCTTGAGGAGCCGACCATCGACCACCTCGCCCAGTTCATCGCGCAGCAGAACCTCGTCAAGGCCCCGGTGGCCCCCGGACAGGACAAGACGCCTCTCGTGAAGGTGCGTCCGGAGGGAGGCCACAACCCCCTGTTCTTCGCCGCGCAGCTCGGAGGCATCTTCCCCTCCAACGTCGTGGTGGGAATCCTCGACATGGCGAGGGGCCTGGAGCCAGAGCAACCCCTCTATGGGTTGCAGGCCCCCGCGCTCGTCCCCGAGCTGATCGAGGTGGGCACGGCCGGCGGGGCCCTCGCGCTCGACGATTGGGCCTACGACTGGAAGAACTTTCACCGCGTGGTGCAGGACTGCGTGCGCGCGCTCCAAGAGATCCAACCCACGGGCCCCTATTTCCTGGGAGGGTTCTGCTCCGGCAGCCTGCTCGCGTTCGAGATCGCGAAGCACTTGCTCGCCCAGGGACAGACCATCGCCCGCCTCGTGCTCCTGGATCCTCCCATCGGAGGAGAGGCCGTGCCCCCCGGTCCTTCCCGGTATGACGCCGCCCTCGCCGACATGGTGTGGTTCGTTGGCCGGGACATCGGCTGGGGGACCGGCTGGGACTTGCAGGCGCTCTACAGCGAGTTGGAGCCGCTCTCCCCCGAGGAGCGTTGGGCCCTGGCGCTGCGGAAGCTCAAGGAGGCCAAGGCCGTGGCGGCCAGCACGGAACCGAGGGAGCTCCGGCGGCTCTTCGAGGCCAAGCGGAACAACGAAGAGGTCATGAGCCGAATCCTCTTGCGCTACGAGCCACCGGTCTACCCTCATCCGGTCACCCTTTTGATTTCAGATCAGACGCGCGAGGACTACACGGATGAGTCGCTGAAGACCGCCCTGGAGCGCGTGCGACGGCACATCACCGGGCCGCTGGAGGTTCACTTCGTCCCGGGAGACCACGGCAGCCTGTTTCACTCCCCGAACGTCGAGGTCCTCACACGCCACGTCAACCGCTGCCTCGCGGAAGGACGGCAACACCGCGCATAG